A part of Methanomicrobia archaeon genomic DNA contains:
- a CDS encoding Hsp70 family protein — translation MTNFLKTYFSPEKKAARLEKKLHKAISANNQQEMISVFFKEFMLLFRKKKAQLLSNLILSYGPNIADITSLEKKISSACLKQAVSFLEENKLDSAALKMCDQFEFDMEAIEILAKRGQANELAMRMAKDNIINKKYVTKAIISWEKYNGDIRKSPTMGDVLKNIAKFSIESIPDNSRVREIIGQFKEAAFLYAKEGAFGNAARCYEKAELYLEACKIYEDIGDKEGVSRAAESLGDLEKALKFVVKPERKVKLFIRMERFLEAREFAAGLESPNEYFDLIKETARKRMEVKIKSHDFIGAMELADVTECKFSEREEILLLGRQHFDRKVASATSEKDIKLIYRDRLKLEEKAGHFEDAGRIAEEVLKDLNLASLLYEKANLFNLAIYVASEHFEGQEDRNVAKIRLAELHEKGGNLLRAARLYESAEIYDKAYALYENIRHFNKAVECYLKTSSPSQDILIQLYTGAGEFEKVVEIYMKSGTFRDLDKALSIAKTHNLTSHFRVIQDKMSELLSGSEEDLKRYFTKARDEVLSSYSPIFGIDFGTTNSVAAIFNKKSKKVEIILTSRGSEFEPSFFGVDENNHPIFGDAARLRSLVAPDCVVARVKRSLGEGGSFSLGGKKYRSEEAVAKILQRLRLNAEAYLKSKVEAMFYDLLESNNLRFPEEVLKEFLNKQKGYGHLEDVVLSVPAYFNDNQKRATRDSAEITGLRVRRLLHEPTAAAFAYGYKKQYTGKLAVIDLGGGTLDISILDVGEGVYDVQTVGGDTKLGGSDIDAELVRHVVKDIKAILGIDISQKTHPAEIARLIDACENLKINLSSVNEYTMELVYFLNRPKYTFTMKREELEKLSKSILDRIGETIEKTIKESGSDLHHFILVGNATKMPVVSELAEKIIRAKHLRGIDPGTAVAMGDALEAAILSGDLTQTLLLDVVPYSLGIATLKKDSSMGEKEISGLIEKNSTIPIQKSHIYTTKEDNQSNVHIEIYQGESKEPHKNYLLGDFVLGGILPAPAGTPQIEVTFDIGVDCILTVTAVDKATGNKQSIRIEGAVTLSPVEKQNLSRYFAESENIHSLEKDLEKVRMEIEHSKSSCNKAIKVAEQSIKDFFELFHEKVEVNARLYRADKDQTKAIQNMFPKKDKFIYDIPKYRDKFASVINNLRQTEVRHLDFSDKDIVSKLKERIDALSNYDEALENVIESVEKNVTNIVTNWIQILQSMEPDTEKMTPLEMANYHLSAGRANKAKEVLEPLASSAEGLTKEAFYLLLKCYARIGLRDEYRVAHKRFGNLFGIIYPDFNRLNTFLKTVDDSVFMIQGISQQHGPFSGSGFCIAPNLIVTNRHVIEGTTPSNLKIIGKCGIYNADDIELNPINDLAVLKVSGNLKPFRLGEFNFVEPGEQVLSIGFHSPSSNVHSENIYISKGIVNSIRNIDASSERVIFIDAKIGSGMSGGPLINDLGEVVGIVTLIRYGIGKSEKGMFAVEDQPVALPVHLVRKYLMKYGSTKIK, via the coding sequence ATGACCAATTTTCTAAAAACCTACTTCTCGCCTGAAAAGAAAGCAGCTAGACTCGAGAAAAAATTGCATAAAGCTATTTCAGCTAACAATCAACAAGAAATGATCTCTGTTTTTTTCAAAGAGTTTATGCTTCTATTTAGGAAAAAGAAGGCTCAGCTCCTTTCTAATTTAATTTTATCATATGGCCCGAATATTGCGGATATTACTTCATTAGAAAAGAAAATTTCATCAGCCTGCCTTAAACAAGCTGTCAGTTTCTTGGAAGAGAACAAGCTGGATTCCGCTGCACTTAAGATGTGTGACCAGTTTGAATTCGATATGGAAGCCATAGAAATTCTAGCAAAGCGAGGTCAAGCCAACGAACTAGCTATGCGTATGGCAAAGGATAATATTATTAATAAAAAATACGTTACAAAAGCGATAATATCTTGGGAAAAATATAACGGAGATATTAGAAAGAGCCCAACAATGGGGGATGTTCTCAAAAATATAGCTAAATTTTCGATAGAGAGTATTCCCGATAATTCACGAGTAAGAGAGATTATTGGACAATTCAAAGAAGCCGCTTTTCTATATGCCAAAGAAGGAGCTTTCGGCAACGCTGCAAGATGTTATGAGAAAGCAGAACTGTATCTGGAGGCGTGCAAGATTTACGAAGATATCGGAGATAAAGAAGGAGTTTCAAGGGCTGCTGAATCGTTGGGGGATTTGGAAAAGGCCTTAAAATTCGTCGTCAAACCAGAACGTAAAGTAAAACTTTTTATCAGAATGGAAAGATTCCTTGAAGCACGTGAATTCGCTGCGGGTCTTGAATCTCCTAATGAATATTTCGATTTGATAAAAGAAACGGCAAGAAAGCGGATGGAGGTAAAGATAAAAAGTCATGACTTCATAGGTGCAATGGAATTAGCAGATGTTACAGAATGTAAATTTTCCGAGAGAGAAGAAATCTTATTGTTAGGTCGTCAGCATTTTGATAGAAAAGTTGCCTCTGCCACATCGGAGAAAGATATTAAGTTAATATACAGAGACAGACTAAAACTTGAAGAAAAAGCCGGACATTTTGAAGATGCTGGAAGAATCGCTGAAGAAGTTTTAAAGGATTTAAACCTTGCCAGTTTATTGTATGAAAAAGCAAATCTGTTCAATCTTGCCATCTATGTGGCATCTGAGCATTTTGAGGGGCAGGAAGACAGAAATGTTGCGAAAATAAGATTAGCAGAGCTGCACGAAAAAGGAGGTAATTTATTACGAGCAGCTAGGTTATATGAATCAGCAGAAATATATGATAAAGCTTATGCGTTATATGAAAACATTCGACACTTCAATAAGGCAGTTGAATGTTATCTCAAAACATCCAGCCCCAGTCAAGACATTCTAATTCAGCTTTACACAGGAGCAGGAGAATTTGAGAAAGTTGTTGAGATTTATATGAAGTCTGGGACTTTTCGAGATCTGGATAAAGCTTTATCTATTGCGAAGACCCATAATCTGACAAGTCATTTCAGGGTTATACAAGACAAAATGTCAGAATTGTTGTCAGGAAGTGAGGAGGATTTAAAACGGTACTTTACTAAAGCAAGGGATGAAGTGCTCAGTTCATACTCTCCGATATTTGGAATTGATTTTGGAACAACGAACTCAGTAGCGGCAATATTTAACAAAAAGAGCAAGAAAGTGGAAATAATCCTTACTTCTCGGGGTTCTGAATTTGAACCCTCTTTCTTTGGAGTTGATGAAAATAATCATCCTATTTTTGGCGACGCAGCTCGGCTGAGATCTTTAGTTGCGCCCGACTGTGTTGTGGCTCGCGTTAAAAGGAGTCTTGGCGAGGGAGGAAGTTTTTCGCTGGGAGGGAAAAAATATAGAAGCGAAGAAGCTGTCGCGAAAATTCTTCAGAGGCTTAGACTAAATGCTGAAGCGTATTTGAAATCTAAAGTAGAAGCAATGTTTTACGATCTTTTAGAGAGCAACAATCTGAGATTTCCTGAAGAAGTATTAAAGGAATTTCTGAATAAGCAAAAGGGCTATGGCCATCTGGAGGATGTCGTCTTATCCGTACCAGCTTACTTCAATGATAATCAAAAGAGAGCTACGAGAGATTCAGCTGAGATTACAGGGCTTCGTGTTCGGCGTCTACTTCACGAGCCTACGGCGGCAGCATTTGCTTACGGCTATAAAAAACAATATACGGGAAAATTAGCAGTGATAGATTTAGGTGGCGGGACTCTGGATATCTCAATTCTGGATGTAGGAGAAGGAGTATATGATGTCCAAACCGTAGGCGGTGATACAAAACTAGGAGGAAGCGATATTGATGCTGAACTGGTTCGACATGTAGTAAAAGATATAAAGGCGATTCTGGGGATAGATATTAGTCAAAAGACTCATCCGGCCGAGATCGCTCGCTTGATAGATGCCTGTGAGAACTTAAAGATAAATTTGTCTTCAGTAAACGAATACACAATGGAATTAGTGTATTTTTTGAATAGGCCTAAATACACTTTCACAATGAAAAGGGAAGAATTAGAAAAACTGTCCAAATCTATTCTTGATCGTATAGGGGAAACAATCGAAAAGACAATAAAAGAGAGTGGTTCAGATTTACATCATTTCATTTTAGTAGGGAATGCTACAAAGATGCCAGTAGTCAGTGAGTTGGCTGAAAAGATTATTCGTGCAAAACATTTAAGGGGTATCGATCCAGGAACTGCAGTGGCAATGGGAGATGCATTAGAGGCAGCTATTCTTTCAGGTGATTTAACACAAACGTTACTCTTGGATGTAGTTCCTTACAGTCTCGGCATTGCAACATTAAAGAAAGATTCCAGTATGGGCGAAAAAGAGATTAGTGGATTAATAGAGAAAAACTCGACAATCCCAATTCAGAAATCGCATATTTATACGACAAAAGAAGATAATCAATCTAACGTTCATATAGAGATATATCAAGGCGAATCAAAAGAGCCACACAAGAATTATCTCTTGGGGGATTTTGTTCTTGGCGGTATTCTACCTGCTCCTGCTGGCACTCCTCAAATAGAAGTAACGTTTGATATAGGTGTCGATTGTATCTTAACTGTTACAGCTGTGGATAAAGCAACAGGCAATAAGCAGTCAATAAGAATTGAGGGCGCTGTTACGCTTTCACCTGTAGAGAAACAAAATTTAAGCAGATACTTTGCAGAAAGTGAAAATATCCATTCATTAGAGAAAGACTTAGAAAAAGTAAGGATGGAAATCGAGCATTCAAAATCGTCTTGTAATAAAGCAATTAAAGTTGCTGAGCAGTCTATCAAGGATTTCTTTGAATTATTTCATGAGAAAGTAGAGGTCAACGCACGGCTTTACAGGGCTGATAAGGATCAGACCAAGGCAATTCAAAATATGTTTCCAAAAAAAGATAAGTTTATCTATGATATTCCGAAATATAGAGATAAATTTGCTTCAGTAATCAACAATCTAAGGCAAACTGAAGTCAGACATTTAGATTTTAGTGATAAAGATATCGTTTCAAAGTTGAAAGAACGAATTGATGCCTTGTCAAATTACGATGAGGCTCTAGAAAATGTCATAGAATCAGTTGAGAAGAATGTCACAAATATCGTGACGAATTGGATACAAATTTTGCAATCTATGGAACCTGACACCGAGAAAATGACCCCTCTGGAAATGGCCAATTATCATCTCTCAGCAGGAAGAGCTAATAAGGCAAAGGAAGTACTGGAACCTCTCGCATCGAGTGCAGAAGGCTTGACGAAGGAAGCCTTCTATCTTCTTCTGAAATGTTATGCCCGGATAGGATTGAGAGATGAATATAGGGTTGCGCATAAAAGATTTGGCAATTTGTTTGGGATAATCTATCCGGATTTCAATCGATTAAATACTTTCCTAAAAACTGTGGATGATTCTGTTTTTATGATTCAAGGAATTTCTCAGCAACATGGCCCTTTCTCTGGTAGTGGCTTTTGCATTGCTCCAAATCTAATTGTTACAAATCGTCATGTGATTGAGGGAACGACACCATCAAATCTAAAAATTATCGGCAAATGTGGAATCTATAACGCTGATGATATAGAATTGAATCCAATCAATGATCTAGCAGTATTGAAAGTAAGTGGTAATCTGAAGCCTTTCAGATTGGGTGAGTTTAACTTTGTGGAGCCAGGTGAACAAGTTCTATCGATCGGGTTCCATTCTCCAAGCTCTAATGTGCACAGCGAGAATATCTACATATCAAAAGGAATCGTCAATTCCATCAGGAACATCGATGCTTCATCGGAACGTGTCATTTTTATAGATGCAAAAATTGGAAGTGGAATGAGCGGAGGTCCGTTAATAAATGACTTGGGGGAAGTTGTTGGTATTGTTACTCTCATTAGATATGGAATAGGGAAGAGTGAAAAAGGGATGTTTGCTGTGGAAGATCAGCCGGTAGCGTTGCCGGTTCATTTGGTCAGAAAGTACTTAATGAAATATGGATCCACTAAGATTAAATAA
- a CDS encoding isoprenylcysteine carboxylmethyltransferase family protein — protein MGFNTDLIWFIRDGSTMKNRFVEWSKKEYTARQRFILLIPLGILFVVIIPLILLVLPSYIDRWLNIPRLIFEPINLTVAIFLILSGLIFAIWSIQVQFKMGKGTPAPLMPTQKLVVTAPYIYCRNPMAFGTIILYFGIVVFTGSLSSFVLLALMTLALLMYIKFVEEKELEARFGQEYAEYKKRTPFLIPRSGKKEE, from the coding sequence ATGGGATTTAATACAGATTTAATTTGGTTTATAAGAGATGGAAGTACTATGAAAAACAGATTTGTTGAATGGTCAAAGAAAGAATATACAGCAAGACAGAGATTTATTTTACTCATACCGTTGGGCATATTATTTGTAGTAATTATACCGCTTATCCTTCTCGTGTTACCGTCTTATATTGACAGATGGTTGAATATACCAAGACTAATATTTGAACCTATAAATCTCACTGTTGCCATATTCCTGATCTTGTCTGGTCTAATATTTGCAATATGGTCCATTCAGGTCCAGTTTAAAATGGGTAAAGGAACTCCAGCTCCACTGATGCCGACGCAGAAATTGGTCGTAACAGCACCCTATATTTATTGCAGAAATCCGATGGCTTTTGGGACCATAATCCTTTATTTTGGAATTGTGGTCTTTACCGGGTCGTTATCTTCATTTGTACTATTGGCACTTATGACCTTAGCTCTTCTTATGTATATCAAATTCGTCGAAGAGAAAGAACTTGAGGCACGATTCGGACAAGAATACGCAGAGTATAAGAAAAGGACCCCTTTTTTAATTCCAAGAAGCGGAAAAAAAGAGGAATGA
- a CDS encoding SagB/ThcOx family dehydrogenase: MNGGGKKEGIGDRFQQELKYHRGRLPAWDFDWARKPEPYKRYPDAPNVPLDRPKTGDGASLWAVLQKRRSVRHFSAGPIAKSELSQLLWAAQGITAPWGARTAPSAGALYPIETYLVINSVTDVEAGVYHYAVDRHELDQLRVGDFRLSVAQAALDQEMAYHANVVFIWTAVFERSRWKYKQRAYRYIYLDAGHIAQNVALAAVALDLGSCQIAALYDDEVNELVGVDGIEESVVYMTVVGKEE, encoded by the coding sequence ATGAATGGGGGAGGAAAGAAAGAAGGAATTGGCGATCGGTTTCAACAGGAATTGAAGTATCATCGTGGTCGTCTGCCCGCCTGGGATTTTGATTGGGCGCGTAAGCCTGAGCCGTATAAGCGGTATCCCGATGCGCCGAACGTGCCGCTGGATCGTCCAAAAACCGGCGACGGTGCGTCACTGTGGGCGGTCTTACAAAAAAGGCGTAGTGTTCGGCATTTCAGCGCAGGGCCAATAGCAAAATCGGAACTGTCGCAACTGCTGTGGGCTGCGCAGGGCATTACCGCACCGTGGGGTGCAAGAACCGCGCCATCCGCAGGCGCACTGTATCCGATAGAGACCTATCTCGTGATTAACTCGGTAACAGACGTTGAAGCCGGCGTCTATCACTACGCGGTAGATCGGCATGAGCTCGATCAGCTACGTGTGGGCGATTTCCGGCTTTCAGTTGCCCAGGCTGCGCTCGATCAGGAGATGGCGTACCATGCGAACGTGGTCTTCATCTGGACGGCGGTCTTCGAACGCTCACGGTGGAAATACAAGCAGCGCGCTTACCGCTACATCTATCTGGATGCCGGACATATAGCGCAGAACGTGGCGTTGGCTGCGGTCGCGTTGGATCTCGGCAGTTGCCAGATCGCAGCGCTCTACGATGACGAGGTAAACGAGTTAGTGGGCGTTGACGGCATCGAAGAAAGTGTGGTGTACATGACCGTGGTCGGAAAGGAAGAATGA
- the zupT gene encoding zinc transporter ZupT — MVTTLGIYQALLLTTLAALATGIGSLISYVIPKPDMRYLSVSLGFATGVMIFVAFVDLFCSAKVDIGLFRANIFFFIGLLVIHGLDRFIPHIHLDGQADTHCDRLYRGGIMTTLGIGLHNFPEGLTVALVSLADLRLGIPIAIAIGLHNIPEGVACAVPLYCATGNRGKACLYSFLAGMTAPLGAILAILLLLPFLNTFVLAASIALVAGIMVFICFDELIPIANKYGSEHLTNIGIILGIFVMMLALTLLE; from the coding sequence ATGGTGACCACACTCGGGATTTATCAAGCGCTCCTCCTCACCACGCTGGCAGCACTTGCTACGGGCATCGGGAGCCTCATATCCTATGTCATTCCAAAACCTGATATGCGCTATCTCTCTGTCAGTCTTGGCTTTGCCACGGGCGTCATGATCTTTGTCGCGTTTGTCGATCTCTTCTGCAGCGCGAAAGTGGACATCGGGCTCTTCCGCGCCAACATCTTCTTCTTTATTGGACTGCTCGTGATTCACGGTCTTGACCGCTTCATCCCGCACATACACCTCGACGGCCAGGCGGATACGCACTGCGATCGACTCTACCGGGGAGGAATCATGACCACGCTCGGTATCGGACTCCACAACTTCCCGGAAGGCTTGACCGTCGCGCTCGTCTCCCTGGCAGATCTCAGACTGGGGATACCTATTGCAATCGCTATCGGGCTCCACAACATTCCAGAGGGTGTCGCCTGCGCGGTGCCGCTCTATTGCGCTACGGGCAACAGAGGGAAAGCATGCCTCTACTCCTTCCTCGCCGGGATGACCGCGCCGCTCGGTGCGATACTCGCTATCCTCCTCCTTCTTCCCTTCCTGAACACGTTCGTCCTGGCCGCCTCGATCGCGCTTGTCGCCGGGATCATGGTCTTCATCTGCTTCGACGAGCTCATTCCCATCGCCAACAAGTACGGCAGCGAGCACCTCACCAACATCGGCATCATACTCGGCATCTTCGTCATGATGCTCGCGCTTACGCTCCTCGAATGA
- a CDS encoding cation diffusion facilitator family transporter, protein MLQLERDKKAALVSIIVTTFLAVIKYFFGILSGSIALIADAIHSFTDVISSIGVLIGLRISGRKPTKAFPYGFYKAENIVSLFLALAIVYACYEIIRTSVEKFGTGVLTNLPFAIATALTSLVVTLLLSRYKLTVGREMKSPSLIADGKHTQADTYASLAVFVGLMGYYAGLASLDAIAGIVVSLFIFRAGYEILKDSIKVLLDASIDYDGLNRIRELVSANCCVRRIHALKARSSGKFIFIELEIETNISDLERAHHLSDTIEAQIKSEITNVDRVIIHMKPEEKEFIRYAVPCTDNNGVRSKVSEHFGGAEYFCIFDIQTADNELTDMQFVKNPFLALEKRKGLKVAELLVTKKIDKLITKESIARKSAFYVLDDAYVASEKTDAETIGDIVAAIQVT, encoded by the coding sequence ATGTTACAGTTAGAGCGGGATAAAAAAGCTGCTTTGGTATCCATAATCGTAACGACCTTTCTGGCCGTTATAAAATATTTCTTTGGGATTCTTTCAGGGAGTATTGCCCTGATTGCCGATGCGATTCATTCCTTTACTGACGTTATAAGTTCTATTGGCGTCTTAATAGGCCTCAGAATATCCGGCAGGAAACCTACAAAGGCGTTTCCTTATGGGTTTTATAAGGCCGAGAATATCGTCAGTTTGTTCCTCGCACTTGCGATTGTTTATGCCTGCTATGAGATTATCCGCACCTCAGTCGAAAAGTTCGGGACGGGTGTCCTGACAAATCTCCCCTTTGCAATCGCGACCGCTCTGACATCGTTAGTAGTCACGCTGCTGCTGAGTAGATATAAGCTTACGGTTGGCCGTGAGATGAAATCGCCCAGTTTAATTGCCGATGGCAAGCATACACAGGCTGATACGTACGCGTCCCTGGCCGTATTCGTCGGGCTGATGGGTTACTACGCTGGGCTCGCTTCCCTTGATGCGATTGCCGGTATCGTGGTCTCACTCTTTATCTTCAGAGCGGGCTACGAAATTTTGAAAGATTCAATAAAGGTTCTACTGGACGCATCGATCGATTATGACGGGCTTAATCGAATACGAGAACTCGTCTCTGCGAATTGCTGCGTGAGGAGAATACACGCGCTGAAAGCGAGAAGCTCCGGCAAATTCATTTTCATCGAGCTGGAAATCGAGACGAATATCAGCGATCTTGAACGGGCACATCACTTGAGCGATACGATTGAAGCGCAGATCAAATCAGAGATAACAAATGTCGATCGGGTTATCATCCACATGAAGCCTGAGGAGAAGGAATTTATACGCTATGCTGTCCCCTGCACGGACAATAACGGTGTGCGATCGAAAGTCTCGGAGCATTTCGGCGGGGCGGAATACTTCTGTATCTTTGATATACAAACCGCGGACAACGAGCTGACCGACATGCAATTCGTAAAAAATCCCTTTCTCGCGTTAGAAAAGAGGAAGGGGCTCAAGGTTGCGGAACTGCTGGTTACCAAGAAGATCGATAAACTGATTACGAAAGAAAGTATTGCACGCAAAAGCGCGTTTTATGTCCTAGATGATGCATACGTGGCATCAGAAAAGACCGATGCGGAAACGATAGGCGACATCGTTGCTGCGATTCAGGTTACGTAA
- a CDS encoding GYD domain-containing protein, with protein MGVYLMLSKLTEKGRKEVRDNPEKIEKVNERAEQMGVKILSQYALFGAYDFVNLLKADDDELIMKLAIDITAGGKLEVQTFPAVHVDRFIEIMKGEQKIVEGV; from the coding sequence ATGGGTGTCTATTTGATGCTGTCAAAACTTACGGAAAAAGGTAGAAAAGAAGTACGGGACAATCCCGAGAAGATAGAAAAGGTAAATGAAAGAGCGGAGCAGATGGGTGTGAAGATACTGAGCCAGTACGCTCTTTTCGGTGCCTATGATTTTGTGAACCTGTTGAAAGCGGACGACGACGAACTCATTATGAAATTAGCTATTGACATAACTGCGGGAGGCAAACTGGAAGTGCAGACATTCCCAGCGGTCCACGTAGATCGGTTCATCGAGATCATGAAGGGAGAACAGAAGATCGTGGAAGGGGTCTGA
- a CDS encoding uracil-DNA glycosylase: MHQREEDMEDIAKRVKACTRCELCKTRTTPVVGVGSLSARIMFIGEAPGYYEDVKGEPFVGKAGRVLDELLAAIGLKREEVYIANVLKCRPPGNRDPRIGEILACTPYLDAQLALIQPEIIATLGNFSLAYIFDKFGLHAKKDKISKIHGTVFTVSTITGIVKIVPLYHPAVATYNPNMMETLLEDFKVLSKCL; the protein is encoded by the coding sequence ATGCATCAGCGTGAAGAGGACATGGAAGACATAGCGAAGCGCGTCAAAGCCTGCACGCGCTGCGAGCTGTGTAAAACGCGAACGACACCGGTAGTCGGTGTGGGCTCGCTATCCGCACGAATTATGTTCATCGGTGAAGCGCCAGGCTATTATGAAGATGTGAAAGGCGAGCCATTCGTGGGCAAAGCGGGCAGGGTGCTCGACGAGCTTCTGGCAGCCATTGGATTGAAACGGGAAGAAGTGTACATAGCGAACGTCTTGAAATGCCGCCCGCCGGGGAACAGAGATCCTCGAATCGGCGAGATATTGGCGTGCACGCCGTATCTGGACGCGCAACTGGCGCTCATCCAACCCGAAATAATCGCGACGCTCGGCAACTTCTCGTTAGCCTACATCTTCGACAAATTCGGGCTACACGCGAAGAAGGATAAAATCAGTAAAATACACGGTACGGTCTTCACGGTGAGCACCATCACAGGTATCGTTAAAATCGTGCCGCTCTATCATCCGGCAGTCGCGACGTACAATCCGAACATGATGGAGACACTACTTGAGGATTTCAAGGTGCTTTCGAAATGTCTATAA